The Cyprinus carpio isolate SPL01 chromosome B17, ASM1834038v1, whole genome shotgun sequence genome has a window encoding:
- the LOC109107446 gene encoding left-right determination factor 2-like yields MALLIQLFICTTVFSFTEGFDHEDMKQAMLQKLGLTDLPRIQKRDLENLVIPAHIKNKYLSMLKLHHKRRRRSLPSLAGILRGIHGNADITGEIKYSDTTRQRLVFDMESRLQENTEVTMAELKLFQTAAQNPSKPERRHHRPINNARVSIYWVEVLANGSNRTSLIDSRLVPIHESGWRSFDVTQAIHYWSKAQKKTPLHLEVWTEGERPGSYAAEMAKRVRFATQDPKENTLDKDMGAPELVFYTLNLDEYGSQGNCNSSPNSSKCCREEHFINFRELTWTQYWIIEPAGYQAFRCAGGCKQPKHSYYGYGQRTCAVMESAPLPMMYLVKKGDYTEIEVAEFPNMIVEKCGCSMDKIPPV; encoded by the exons ATGGCTCTGCTCATCCAGCTCTTCATTTGCACCACAGTGTTCTCATTCACTGAAGGATTCGACCATGAGGATATGAAGCAGGCCATGCTCCAAAAACTTGGACTTACTGATCTCCCAAGGATTCAGAAGAGAGATTTGGAAAATCTAGTCATCCCAGCTCAcatcaagaacaaatatctgtccaTGCTGAAACTCCATCACAAGCGCAGGAGGAGATCTCTGCCAAGCCTGGCGGGAATTCTTAGAGGAATCCATGGGAATGCAG ATATAACAGGAGAAATCAAGTACTCCGACACAACCCGTCAGCGTCTTGTGTTTGACATGGAGTCCAGACTGCAAGAAAACACTGAGGTCACTATGGCCGAACTGAAACTTTTCCAAACAGCTGCACAGAATCCATCCAAACCTGAACGAAGGCACCACAGACCCATTAACAACGCCAGAGTGAGCATCTACTGGGTGGAAGTGCTGGCAAACGGCTCCAACAGAACATCACTCATTGACTCAAG ACTGGTTCCCATCCACGAGTCTGGCTGGAGGAGCTTTGATGTGACTCAGGCCATTCATTACTGGTCTAAAGCCCAAAAGAAAACACCTCTGCATCTGGAGGTGTGGACTGAAGGAGAGAGGCCTGGTAGCTATGCAGCTGAGATGGCCAAAAGAGTGCGCTTTGCCACACAGGACCCGAAAGAAAACACCCTGGATAAGGATATGGGTGCACCTGAGCTTGTGTTTTACACCTTAAACCTGGATGAATATGG ATCTCAGGGGAACTGTAACTCCAGCCCAAACAGCAGCAAGTGTTGCCGGGAGGAGCATTTCATCAATTTCCGGGAGCTGACCTGGACTCAGTACTGGATCATTGAGCCGGCCGGGTACCAGGCCTTCAGATGTGCTGGAGGATGCAAGCAGCCCAAACACAGTTACTATGGATACGGGCAGAGGACCTGTGCGGTGATGGAGAGTGCACCGCTGCCCATGATGTACCTGGTGAAAAAGGGAGATTACACTGAAATCGAGGTGGCAGAGTTCCCGAATATGATTGTTGAGAAGTGTGGCTGCTCCATGGACAAGATCCCTCCAGTCTGA